In Calypte anna isolate BGI_N300 chromosome 28, bCalAnn1_v1.p, whole genome shotgun sequence, a single window of DNA contains:
- the MEF2B gene encoding myocyte-specific enhancer factor 2B, with product MGRKKIQISRILDQRNRQVTFTKRKFGLMKKAYELSVLCDCEIALIIFNSTNRLFQYASTDMDRVLLKYTEYSEPHESRTNSDILQTLKRKGLGLETPELELEDGTDPGDKGRRLSEGSDLAGPRPRFYAPPPSPPLPSSPQNPEATECPLGSPSDSPQSQGRPPTFKPAAPKPPGRSPGPLPPGIGYPLFPAGNLTRALATKTPPTLYLGAEGQRPESHSSQAGGRSSGSVVRPLYPTLQTLSPVLTPGSSLTGFPFLTPTQAEFGAGETPAPSGFLQPGPPAWQHPRDVAALGVNSRIVPPEEPTPTPGTSPQHQPISIKSERVSPGLGTPQHPPTPLASLSEVSRGPGDLQQRDDYAKGYPYPSGPPRPMAEEQRVPAPPRRAQPLDVWQR from the exons ATGGGCcggaaaaaaatccagatcaGCCGGATACTGGATCAACGGAACCGGCAG GTGACCTTCACCAAGCGGAAATTCGGGCTGATGAAGAAGGCGTACGAGCTGAGTGTCCTCTGCGACTGTGAGATCGCCCTCATCATCTTCAACAGCACCAACCGGCTCTTCCAGTACGCCAGCACCGACATGGACCGGGTTCTGCTCAAGTACACCGAGTACAGCGAGCCCCACGAGAGCAGGACCAACTCTGACATCCTCCAG acCCTCAAGCGcaaggggctggggctggagacCCCcgagctggagctggaggacgGGACGGACCCCGGGGACAAGGGGCGGAGGCTGAGCGAGGGCTCGGACCTGGCGGGGCCCCGGCCCCGGTTCTACG ctcctcctccctcacctcccctcccctcgTCCCCGCAGAACCCAGAGGCCACCGAAtgtcccctgggcagccccagtgACTCCCCCCAAAGCCAAGGTCGCCCACCCACCTTCAAACCGGCAGCACCGAAGCCACCGGGACGCTCACCGGGACCTTTGCCCCCAG GTATTGGCTACCCCCTCTTCCCTGCTGGCAACCTGACACGAGCCCTGGCCACCAAGACCCCCCCCACACTCTACCTGGGGGCTGAGGGACAGAGACCTGAAAGCCACAGTAGCCAAGCTGGTGGCCGGAGCAGTGGCAGCGTAGTG AGGCCGCTGTACCCCACTCTGCAGACCCTCAGCCCTGTGCTCACCCCGGGCAGCAGCCTCACCGGGttccccttcctcacccccaCCCAGGCAG AATTTGGGGCTGGTGAGACCCCGGCCCCCTCGGGGTTCCTGCAGCCCGGCCCCCCCGCGTGGCAACACCCACGGGACGTGGCAGCACTGGG ggtcAACAGCCGGATTGTCCCCCCCGAGGAGCCAACCCCGACCCCTGGCACGtccccccagcaccagcccatCAGCATCAAGTCAGAACGggtctccccagggctgggcaccccccagcaccctcccacccccttGGCCTCCCTAAGCGAAGTTTCTCGAGGCCCCGGAGACCTCCAGCAACGGGACGACTACGCCAAGGGGTACCCCTACCCCTCGGGGCCCCCCCGGCCcatggcagaggagcagagggtcCCTGCTCCCCCACGGCGAGCACAGCCTCTGGATGTTTGGCAGAGATAG